The DNA segment AAGTCCAAGACCGAATACACCAATTGTATTTCCAATAATAAAATTAGAAAGCCCATTTTCTCTCATCCAAAGGGGGAAAGCAGGCAATAACATATACACCGAGATTGTAAGCAACATATTAGATGCTGCCATAAACCAAAAGTCTTTACGCCATAACTTTATGTGAATCGGTGTATTCTGACTATTCATTAATATGATTCTTTCTCGTTTGGAAAATCTGAACTTTTTACATCACGCACATAATTGCCAATTGCATCGGTCATGATAGAATTCAAATCAGCATATCTACGGAGAAATTTTGGAGAAAAACCATTATTTTTCCCAAGCATATCGTCTACGACAAGGATCTGTCCATCAGTACCATTACCTGCACCTATACCAATTGTTGGTATAGCTATTTCGTTAGAAACTATAGTGGCTAATTTTGCAGGTACTTTTTCTAATGTTATTGAAAAACAACCGACCTCTTCAAGAGCTTTTGCATCTGAAATAAGTTTTTCTGCCTCAGCATCATCCTTGGCGCGTACAGCGTATGTACCAAATTTGTTGATGCTCTGTGGAGTTAATCCGAGATGTCCCATAACAGGTATACCTGCATCAAGAATCATTTTTACCGTATCAAGTATTTCAATTCCACCTTCCATTTTCAAGGCATCACATCCGCTTTCTTTAATAATACGCATAGCGTTTTTAACACCGTCTATACAGCCTGCTTGATAGCTACCAAAAGGCATATCACATACTACCAAGGCTCTTTTTACTGCACGAACAACTGAGCGTGCGTGATAAATCATCTGTTCTATAGTTATTGGCAATGTCGTTGCATTACCAGCCATTACATTCGAAGCAGAATCACCTATTAGAATACCATCTATTCCAGCTTGGTCAACTATGCCAGCCGTAGTATAATCATATGATGTAAGCATAGATATTTTTTCACCTTTATGCTTCATCTCAATAAAACGATGCGTTGTAATTTTATGCGCATCATCAACTATATATCCACTCATTATAAGATAACATTTAAAAAATTTGGCGCAAAGTTACTGCTTTTTAATGAATTGAGGTAATTATATCGCAAGTTTTTTCGTAGTCAACCTCTTTATAGTCGTCCATTACAGCATCTGCAAATTCAGATATACTATCAGCTGAGTTCGTTGTAGATAATCCAACTACGGTCATTTTTGCAGCCCTACCCGACTTAAGACCATTAAAACTATCCTCAAAGACAATACACTCATCTTGCTTTAATCCAAATATTTTTGCTGCATTAATATAGCATTGTGGATCTGGCTTACTTTTTGTAAAGTCATCCGCTGTTAATATAGCATCAAAAATGGATTTAAATTCAGGATGTGTTTTATACACAGCCTGCATCTTTTTATCATTTGAGCTAGTTACTACGGCTGTTTTTATTCCTTTATATCTCAAGTCGCGAACATACTTTTCAAAACCTGGAATGTATTCGAAGCTCATATTTTGTTCGAATTTATCTAAACGTGCAGTAATAATTTTCTGTTCATCCTTCAATTCTTTATCAAAATATTTCTTATAAATCTGTGTTAGTGTTTGTCCTTTTATTTTCTGTTCCAGCGCAGGTTGATCAGGATGATACAACTTACATTGGCTACCCCAAAACACTGTATATTGTGGCTCAGTATCAAAAACAACACCGTCCAAGTCAAATAAAGCCGCTTTAAACATTTGTCTCTATTATAATTACATTATACAATTCTTACTGATGTTGTTCTCTCAATAGGTCGTTTACAGTTTTCACCGGATTAAATGTATCCAAAGGAACCTCTACAAAGACGGTATTCCAATCACTCATAGCTCCATTCCATAATCCAGGAAGTTCAAGTGCCTTAAGTTCTTTGCCATTTTTGCTCTTGCTACTTATAAATCCAGTTGTCTTATCCACAAAATCAGGCAAAGTAAAAGCATTACCTCTATAATCTTTAACTGCACATACAAGATCTACGGGATTAAAATGTGTTCCATCTGTAAACATCTTCATGTATTTAGGATTACTTTTATCAATCTGACTACTTTCTAATATCTGCAGACTTACAGTTCCATCCTGATTGTAAGTAAGGAATGGACCACCTCCAGGTTCACCAATATTTTTCACGACACCACATACACGCATAGGTCTATTAAGCTTTTTACGAAGATATATGACAAGCATTGTATCCTCCAGCTCTTTTAGATCATCATTGCGACAACATAAATCATGCTGAACGAACCTTATTATTTCTCCCAATTGAATGTGAGTGTATGATCCTGTATCAAGAAGCTGAAGATATTCAAAAGCCTTCTTTTGTAATTCTACCAAAACGCCTGCTATTACTTGTTTGTATTCAACAGTTTCATGTTTTAATCTATCAGGAACAACATTATCTATGTTCTTAATAAAAATAACATCTGCATCTATCTCATTTAGATTTTCTATCAGTGCACCATGCCCACCCGGACGAAACAAAAGTTTGCCATCATCAGTCCTAAAAGGTGTATTATCCGGATTAGCAGCAAGTGTATCTGTACTTGTTTTCTGCTCAGAAAATGATATATTATATCTTATACCAAACTTTTTGGCATATATATCAGCTTTTTCTACTACTTTCTTTTTGAAAAGTTCTATATGTTCATGACTTACCGTAAAGTGTACATTAACCTCTCCATTACTAGCTGCATACATAGCACCCTCTACTAAATGTTCTTCCATCGAAGTACGGACGCCATCATCATACTTATGAAAAAGCAATAGACCCTTCGGTAACTGTCCGTAATTGAGTCCTTTTTCTTCAAGCATATTGGTTACAACTTTTTTGTATTCACCATCAGCAATAAGTTGTTTTATACCTTTTCCTTCATTCCTAACGCATGCATCATTAAGAGCATCGTAATAGGCAAACTTTTCTATATTTTTAAAATATTGTTTTTCAAAATCTGTTGTTGGTACATTATAATCAGCATTCATGAAAGCAAATATATCCTTAAACATCCTGCTTGCTGCACCACTGGCAGGAACAAATTTCACAATTTTGTGTCCTTCCTTTTTGTAGGCATTCCAAGCGTGTTCATAATATTTGCGTTTATCTTCATCAGTCTTCACAATCCCTCTGCCAATACTCGCTGCAGCTTCTAGCTTAAGAAACGGGAAACCCTTCTTAAAATCGTTCAACTGTGTCTTAATCTGCTCATTAGAGATACCCTTTAGAGAGATTTGTTTTAGATCTTCTTTTGATAACATAATTGTGGTATATTTAATTAATACGATACAAATATAGCTACTTTTTACAAAAAACGCAATTAAATAATCAGAAAAGTGTATCTTTGCAGTATAAAATTTAGATGTATGGAGGATAAATTTGAATTTTCAGCAGAAGAGAGATCACTTACATTGCAACTGCTAAAGCAATTAAGAGATAAAATAGGTAAAACACTCAAACCAGATGATGAACTTAAATTGCGTCATCATCTTATATACGCTATTCAGAACAATCAAATTAAACGAAATATCTTTGGTTTAAATCCTATATTATTAGGACTGCAAACAGCACTAATAATGGTTGATGAGATTGGGCTTAAACGAGATGCAATAATTGCCTTATTATTATACCAAATAGTCCAGAATGGAAAAGCTGATATAGAAGAAGTAAGGAAAACTTTTGGTGAAGGTGTTTGGCATATCATACATGGACTTATACGTATTAGTGAACTATATGAAAAAAATCCGGTAATAGAGAGTGATAATTTTCGTAATCTGCTTTTATCTTTTGCCGAGGATATGAGAGTTATCCTTATAATGATTGCTGATCGTGTCAATCTTATGAGACAGATTAAGAACACATCTTGCAAAGATGCCCAATACGAAGTGTCTGAAGAAGCCGCTTATCTATATGCTCCGCTAGCTCATAAACTTGGTCTTTATAAATTGAAAAGCGAATTAGAAGATCTCAGTTTAAAGTATATGGAGCATGATGCTTATTACATGATAAAGGAGAATCTTAATGCAACAAAGAAGGATCGCGACGAATATATAGACAATTTCATAAAACCTATAAATAATAAATTAACTGAGGCAGGACTAAAATTTCATATGAAGGGCCGCACAAAAAGCATTCATTCTATCTGGCAAAAGATGAAAAAACAAAAATGCGGTTTTGATGGCATCTATGATTTATTCGCTATCCGTATTATACTTGATTCACCAATAGAGCAGGAAAAGAAACAATGCTGGTTAGTATATTCGATAGTGACAGATATGTATCAGCCTAATCCAAAACGTTTGCGCGACTGGTTATCTATACCGAAATCTAACGGTTATGAAAGTCTGCACATTACTGTGCTTGGTCCTGAAAACAAGTGGGTAGAAGTACAAATACGTACAGAGAGAATGGATGAAGTTGCAGAACGTGGATTGGCTGCTCATTGGCGTTATAAAGGGCTTAAAGGTGAAAGCGGACTCGATGACTGGTTAAACAATATCCGCAATGCCCTTGAAACTAATGATGACATGCTACTTATGGATCAATTTAAGATGGATCTATATGAAGATGAGGTTTTTGTATTCACTCCCAAAGGTGATCTATACAAATTTCCCAAAGGGGCAACTGTGCTTGATTTTGCATATCACATACATTCTAACGTTGGCAACCGTTGTACTGGTGCACGAATTAATAATAAGATTGTACCATTCAGAGAAGTTCTGCATAGTGGTGATCAGGTCGAGATTCTTACGAACAACAATCAAAAACCTAAACAAGATTGGATAAATATAGTTAAGACATCACGGGCTAAAAGCAAAATTCGTCTTGCGATAAAAGAGACTACCATAAAAGATGGTGCCTATG comes from the Xylanibacter oryzae DSM 17970 genome and includes:
- a CDS encoding HAD family hydrolase: MFKAALFDLDGVVFDTEPQYTVFWGSQCKLYHPDQPALEQKIKGQTLTQIYKKYFDKELKDEQKIITARLDKFEQNMSFEYIPGFEKYVRDLRYKGIKTAVVTSSNDKKMQAVYKTHPEFKSIFDAILTADDFTKSKPDPQCYINAAKIFGLKQDECIVFEDSFNGLKSGRAAKMTVVGLSTTNSADSISEFADAVMDDYKEVDYEKTCDIITSIH
- a CDS encoding RelA/SpoT family protein; its protein translation is MEDKFEFSAEERSLTLQLLKQLRDKIGKTLKPDDELKLRHHLIYAIQNNQIKRNIFGLNPILLGLQTALIMVDEIGLKRDAIIALLLYQIVQNGKADIEEVRKTFGEGVWHIIHGLIRISELYEKNPVIESDNFRNLLLSFAEDMRVILIMIADRVNLMRQIKNTSCKDAQYEVSEEAAYLYAPLAHKLGLYKLKSELEDLSLKYMEHDAYYMIKENLNATKKDRDEYIDNFIKPINNKLTEAGLKFHMKGRTKSIHSIWQKMKKQKCGFDGIYDLFAIRIILDSPIEQEKKQCWLVYSIVTDMYQPNPKRLRDWLSIPKSNGYESLHITVLGPENKWVEVQIRTERMDEVAERGLAAHWRYKGLKGESGLDDWLNNIRNALETNDDMLLMDQFKMDLYEDEVFVFTPKGDLYKFPKGATVLDFAYHIHSNVGNRCTGARINNKIVPFREVLHSGDQVEILTNNNQKPKQDWINIVKTSRAKSKIRLAIKETTIKDGAYAKELLERKFKNRKIDYDDSIMAHLIKKLGFKEVSEFYKQIADEILDVNTVIEKYVEVKNHQENPTGSQSPTRSAEEFNYEIPESDITKNNDDVLVIDQDLKGIDFQLAKCCHPIYGDSIFGFVTVSGGIKIHRSDCPNASELRKRFGYRIVKARWSGKGSSQYSITLRVIGNDDIGIVNNITSVMSKDDSITLRSINIDSHDGLFSGNISVQLNNTVKMEALIKKLRTIKGVKQVVRI
- a CDS encoding DUF4301 family protein produces the protein MLSKEDLKQISLKGISNEQIKTQLNDFKKGFPFLKLEAAASIGRGIVKTDEDKRKYYEHAWNAYKKEGHKIVKFVPASGAASRMFKDIFAFMNADYNVPTTDFEKQYFKNIEKFAYYDALNDACVRNEGKGIKQLIADGEYKKVVTNMLEEKGLNYGQLPKGLLLFHKYDDGVRTSMEEHLVEGAMYAASNGEVNVHFTVSHEHIELFKKKVVEKADIYAKKFGIRYNISFSEQKTSTDTLAANPDNTPFRTDDGKLLFRPGGHGALIENLNEIDADVIFIKNIDNVVPDRLKHETVEYKQVIAGVLVELQKKAFEYLQLLDTGSYTHIQLGEIIRFVQHDLCCRNDDLKELEDTMLVIYLRKKLNRPMRVCGVVKNIGEPGGGPFLTYNQDGTVSLQILESSQIDKSNPKYMKMFTDGTHFNPVDLVCAVKDYRGNAFTLPDFVDKTTGFISSKSKNGKELKALELPGLWNGAMSDWNTVFVEVPLDTFNPVKTVNDLLREQHQ
- the panB gene encoding 3-methyl-2-oxobutanoate hydroxymethyltransferase, with the translated sequence MSGYIVDDAHKITTHRFIEMKHKGEKISMLTSYDYTTAGIVDQAGIDGILIGDSASNVMAGNATTLPITIEQMIYHARSVVRAVKRALVVCDMPFGSYQAGCIDGVKNAMRIIKESGCDALKMEGGIEILDTVKMILDAGIPVMGHLGLTPQSINKFGTYAVRAKDDAEAEKLISDAKALEEVGCFSITLEKVPAKLATIVSNEIAIPTIGIGAGNGTDGQILVVDDMLGKNNGFSPKFLRRYADLNSIMTDAIGNYVRDVKSSDFPNEKESY